In a genomic window of Mercenaria mercenaria strain notata chromosome 19, MADL_Memer_1, whole genome shotgun sequence:
- the LOC123542262 gene encoding angiopoietin-related protein 7-like: MEHTFIKRAVLIIFHIIGIYCSASQRVIERIRYLENRVNSESKFRAEDYEDIIDRLDEIDKRLNASLEQKVGLVNVAPETGEVDLKSVQHLREDFTRLWAAFKDEKSETARIRREIPKIENNLISMKQGMDKYCMVNLNKTEQLISRAEEADTFIKTDIALQINEITEEQKSLRNEITEEQKSLRNEITEEQKALRNEINHTSFLVREEFRIVAAEIEKHIRSIFEKSITLNSNKRDEVVEQVKINTRKIENIEMLVTGLYTGLEIVSCSSAKKSGNLSTRTYKLQNGLWVFCDQTTDGGGWTVFQRRINGEVDFYRNWTEYKNGFGDVNGEFWLGNEHLSILTSTGDHELRIDMEDFEGNRAFAKYSKFKIYPEEYKYKIEVSGYSGNAGDSLTYHNGMAFSTFDNDNDKGSSGNCAISWHGAWWYNACSNSNLNGQYFNIPGKRDHRGITWRRWKNNYYCLKSVEMKFR; encoded by the coding sequence ATGGAGCATACATTCATTAAAAGGGCggtgttaattatttttcatatcatcGGAATCTATTGTTCTGCTTCGCAACGTGTTATAGAAAGAATAAGATACTTGGAAAATAGAGTCAATTCTGAATCAAAATTTCGAGCTGAAGATTATGAGGATATTATTGACAGATTAGATGAAATAGATAAAAGACTGAACGCGTCTCTTGAACAGAAAGTTGGCCTCGTTAACGTGGCTCCAGAAACGGGTGAAGTTGACTTGAAAAGTGTACAGCATTTAAGGGAAGATTTCACGCGACTTTGGGCTGCGTTTAAGGATGAAAAGTCTGAAACTGCGAGAATCCGTAGAGAAATTCCAAAGATTGAAAACAATTTGATTTCAATGAAACAGGGCATGGACAAATATTGTATGGTAAATTTAAACAAGACGGAGCAACTGATTTCGCGGGCTGAAGAAGCAGATACGTTTATAAAAACCGACATTGCCCTCCAGATTAATGAGATTACTGAGGAACAGAAATCTTTGCGTAATGAGATTACTGAGGAACAGAAATCTTTGCGTAATGAGATTACTGAGGAACAGAAAGCTTTGCGTAATGAGATTAATCACACCTCTTTTCTTGTAAGAGAAGAATTTAGAATTGTAGCagctgaaatagaaaaacatattcgaagtatttttgaaaaatcaattaCACTAAATAGTAATAAAAGAGATGAAGTTGTGGAGCAAGTTAAAATCAACACAAGAAAGATTGAAAACATCGAAATGTTAGTAACAGGCCTATATACTGGCCTCGAAATAGTCTCATGCTCCAGCGCAAAAAAATCCGGAAATTTAAGCACCCGCACCTATAAACTGCAAAATGGGCTTTGGGTTTTCTGTGACCAAACCACAGACGGTGGGGGTTGGACTGTGTTTCAGAGAAGAATAAATGGTGAGGTTGATTTCTATCGTAACTGGACTGAGTATAAAAACGGCTTCGGCGATGTGAATGGTGAATTCTGGCTAGGCAATGAACATTTAAGTATTCTTACATCAACAGGAGATCATGAGCTGAGAATAGATATGGAAGATTTTGAAGGAAATCGCGCCTTTGCAAAGTATAGTAAGTTTAAGATATACCCTGAAGAATACAAGTACAAAATAGAGGTGAGTGGATACAGTGGAAATGCTGGAGATTCTCTGACGTATCATAATGGAATGGCGTTCTCAACGTTCGACAATGACAATGATAAAGGGTCGTCTGGAAACTGTGCAATAAGCTGGCATGGTGCCTGGTGGTACAACGCTTGTTCCAATTCCAATCTCAATGGACAGTATTTTAATATTCCTGGTAAAAGAGATCACAGAGGAATCACCTGGCGGcgctggaaaaataattattactgTTTGAAAAGTGTGGAAATGAAATTTCGTTAA